A stretch of the Aegilops tauschii subsp. strangulata cultivar AL8/78 chromosome 4, Aet v6.0, whole genome shotgun sequence genome encodes the following:
- the LOC109742537 gene encoding uncharacterized protein codes for MENKEAPAAAAAAVPEKESTSCFKSTVGEDASLLEKAKDQYKQFTGALAGEHWECLKNKVTSMFPDPIPFFGGGAKDHGSTNNNTPPPVESH; via the coding sequence ATGGAGAACAAggaggctccggcggcggcggcggccgcagTGCCGGAGAAGGAGTCGACGTCGTGCTTCAAGAGCACGGTGGGGGAGGACGCGTCGCTCTTGGAGAAGGCCAAGGACCAGTACAAGCAGTTCACGGGGGCGCTGGCGGGCGAGCACTGGGAGTgcctcaagaacaaggtcacctccATGTTCCCCGACCCCATCCCCTTCTTCGGCGGAGGCGCCAAGGACCACGGCTCCACCAACAACAACACGCCGCCGCCCGTCGAGTCGCACTAg